Proteins encoded in a region of the Desulfobulbaceae bacterium genome:
- a CDS encoding type I restriction enzyme HsdR N-terminal domain-containing protein: MADIPSHHFIYGHLKDFLTGESLVDTDDERYRQKIARILLEERGFHRHELEPRLKIETLFANNFVVSAIELVASISNKRLMVIRYGPGSLVTRERPALAAARVLTPGYVIPFTIVTNGEDAELLDTWTGKVLAIGLSAIPSREQAKILCAKARFEPLPEGPQRQMELRILNAYDQEVCCVGGPCALPHAPEG; encoded by the coding sequence ATGGCCGATATCCCGTCACACCACTTCATCTACGGACATCTCAAGGATTTTCTGACCGGGGAATCGCTGGTTGACACCGACGACGAACGCTACCGTCAAAAAATTGCCCGGATTCTACTTGAAGAGCGGGGGTTCCATCGCCATGAGCTTGAACCACGCCTGAAGATCGAAACCCTCTTTGCCAATAATTTCGTAGTCAGCGCTATTGAACTCGTGGCTTCCATCTCCAACAAACGGCTGATGGTGATCCGCTACGGTCCCGGCTCCCTCGTCACCAGAGAGCGTCCAGCCCTGGCCGCAGCCCGGGTTCTCACCCCTGGATACGTCATCCCATTCACAATAGTAACCAACGGTGAGGATGCGGAACTCCTTGACACCTGGACCGGAAAGGTGTTAGCCATCGGCCTCTCAGCGATCCCCTCCCGTGAACAGGCCAAAATCCTCTGTGCAAAAGCACGGTTCGAGCCCTTGCCAGAAGGCCCACAACGTCAGATGGAGCTCCGAATACTCAACGCCTACGACCAGGAAGTCTGCTGCGTCGGCGGCCCCTGCG